The window ataaaattaaaaacaaagactcaattaaaaaaaagtataaaaatctaattaaaaatttagttaaactaAAAAAACTAACAGAGtagttaaatattttaaaaataaataatctttcatgaatttgaacattaaccctttaattaatatatcaaaaagtatattaatctaaaaatattttgttaacagAAATTCTATCACAATGTTTCTTTGTTATGTTCTTCGttccaattattttttttaacgaatcttcaaattttttttacaaatccaaatataattaagaaataaattgaaagatcttaattttttgtcaataatttattttttgtcaaataCTATTAGAACACTCGTCAAAAAATAACTTATATCTATGAAACGTTTAAATAAACTTTTTCACAAAACTAGTATTAACAAAACAACACCCCAcacttttttatattataaaagtatCCATGTCCTTAAAGGGACCCAAAGATACTTTCTCCACCCTAAAACCGTCTTTAATACAAAAATGATAAACAAATAGTTATGTATAATGTCACCTAATTTCACAAAAGAACTAGTGTAATTTACTCTTTTTTTAATggtatattttttacataattctCATTACATCACTCTCTATAGATaagtattataattttaaaaaaaagtacaatATAACAACACTGACTTATTCAAAATATAAGATATTTTAGATAACCTTAatactaaatttcttatttttatttgttcatagtctctttttttttaaatgaagtttCTTAATTTTAACTGAGATTAAATCTTAACCTTCATCATGGAAATTAAGCTCAACtagttaatcaattaattaacatgaCTAATTGTTGACATTGGGCAAACTGTATTAATCTTTCATTTGATGAAAAATGTAAACAAAACAGATAAATTGATAATATCTCAAACTACCACTTTTTATTTATAGAAACTAACCACAAACGGCTCTTAGATTGGCTGACCCTTGGGAACAATTTGATCCTTGAGCCACATGTAAATAGGAACCAACACAAACCATGTAGCTGCCAATGCACCCAAAATCAAGCGATATAAGAACACAAAGGGTTTAACAGGCTTCTCCACATCTTCTTCCTTTGGACCAAGCTGCACAACAATATAGAAAACCAAGGTGCACATTAGTATCTTGTGTTATTAGTACTTCCTATTATCATCCTAAGctaagaaaatatataaatgcACTACCATTTTATCAACAGCAATTACCATATTCATTTTACCCTTAAAGATGTTCCATCGATGGATCATATTACAGATGAGCAAGCATTCAATAATGTTTTCACTAGCAGTGGCAAACAAAGTTGAAAATTTACGTGCTTGGTTGGAAAATCTAGTTTATTCAAAGAACATAAAACAATTGGGTTTGATATGGGGGTAAATACCAAAGTCACCCTGGAAGCTCAATAACATACTGTAAGCTCAGAAAACAGCAGTACATcacaaagaagagagaagagaaaataaaccTCCTTGAGCATtcaggttagagagagagagagaattagggGAGTTTATACAAAAGATCATTGAATTTGTTTAGGTGGAATGAACCTTCGGAGAAGGTATATCAACACATGGTGTTGATTCAAATAGCCAACTCCATCTAGTGAGATCAGTCTTGGTTTTTGTCATTGTCGAGCAACCAAGTGGCTCTCAAATCCCAATTCTACTTTTTTCCTCATTCGTCTCTCCTTTTATATGCTTGGATAATTCATTAAGTTAACCAGAAATGGAGGGGATAACAGCAGATCACATCAATCAGAACACCATGTTAATTACACAAACGGATATtcatgaagccatcaacaagatAGATACTCATACAAACCACAACTCAGTTTAAAGTAACAACAAAATCCCCAAAGAAAACAACGGAAAACATCGACAAAGATATTGATTGAGAAGCCAAGATGACAAATACCTGCAAAGGAGAATCACCAGATGCAGGCTTAACACCGGTAACTGAACAACCCATAATCAAGCCATGGCGCCGAACACCACGATACCACTTTGGGCCAATCCGTTTTAGTTGGACATCCTTGAATCCAGCCTTTTGAAACCACTCAATGTACTCTTCCTCCTTGGGGAAAAGCATCCAAACATCAGCAAAGAATCGTGACAACCAGAATGTTGGGTAGACGGGACCAATTACACATGCTTTGCCCCCAAGTTTCAATACCCTGTATGCTTCCCTGATGCCGCGCTGTGGATCCGGCCAGTACTCAATGCTAAGATCAAGAAACAACAGCACATCATCAGCATTGCCTCTTTAAGACAAGCTACTTTGTATCATAACATAAAGTAACCTCAAATATTTCAAGAGAATAAATTGATCACTTGATAACATTATAACAACAATGCAACTAATAGCATACTAATCCATACTTATCATCAAGAAGGGCATACATAATAGATCTTTATAGAAGTTCATTATATTCAATTATATGAATTGCAGATGAAATGTCACAATAGAAGCTTTTCAgtgttaactaaaaaaatatcagttttcaaatatttggataaattttataaaataacccAGATgcgaagattttttttttttggcagaaGCTGACAATAATAGCTTATCAGAAGGATCATTTTTCATCTTTTCAATTATACTTAAGATTTTTTCAGAAAATGAAACAAACACCCTCGCCGTAAATATAAGTGGAAAGTGGTTTTGATGGGAAACTGAGCTAATCCAAACACTTTACAAGCTTACAACATGCAGTGCAGTACCTTCCAGCAGACACATATCTGTCAGCATAATCAGTTCGAAAGGGGAGATCCTCGGCATCCCCTTCGATAATCTTGCAATCCTTCAAGGGCTCCTTCTGCTTGGCCTTGGCGAGCTGGTGCGGGGACTGGTCAAGAATGGTGACATTCTTGGCATCCACATGCTTAACAATCCCCAATGTGGTGAAACCGGTGCCGCCACCAACATCAACAACAATCATGTTCCTGTCACTTAGGTCAGCAGGCTCAAGTGCCTCATCTCTCATGTCCTCAGTCCAATGGCCAGGGTTTATGACATGGTCATACACAATTGAAAGGAACCTATAGAACCAAAATGCTTCTTTTTTGTGCTGAATGAACCTAGGTTGTGATGTTGGCCTAGAAGCTGATAAACTACATTTTGGTACTATGGTTCTAACAATCCTATTACTATTATGACGAACCCTAGCTTTATTACTGAAATTGAAATTAGTAGTGCTAGAATTGAAACCTATTCTTTTAGAGTGAAAAGTGGAAGCATTGAAGCACAAACCGTTCGGGGTTTTGCTACTGAAAAGTGTGAGGCTTTCGGTTCCACTGAACATTGATGAAGCCATTGTTGAAGAAGGAACCTGAAATTGCAAAGACTGAAAATTGAAGTGGAACTGAAATCAAGTGGAAAATGTGAAGTGTAGTTGAAGACTTgaagcagaaaaataataattaaattaaattaattaagaaaagagggGAAAAACCTTTTTGGCGTGAGAAAGATGGTGGATGAGAGAGGAGCACGAAACTTTAGGCTTGACACAAGGTCATGCTCAGACAAATGCCAAATTTTCAGCTACAcaaaaaggaaggaaaataaatatatatttaaaattttaaggtgAATTATTATATGGTAAGGATGAAGTTGGTATAGAGATAGATTGAGGCAACCAGGAACGGACACGTATGGCTGTGAaagtgctggacgtatcagatgAAGCAGATGGTGTTATCATatgatatttatgttttttttttttaaacaaaagaagctcaacacattaaagtggagcaaataaaagaaagaagaagacacATAACCAGCTACCAACAAATAAACCAACCCCCACTATCCCCAGTACTCTCATCCTCCCCCAGGCTCACCACCACTCCATTCCGTGTAACTCATCAACGTCTTTGTGTGTATGACCTCCAGGCTTGCTCTTGCATTCTTGAAGATTCGTGCATTCCGTTCCAATCAGATGTTCCAAATCACTGCAAAGAATACTGACATCCACA is drawn from Arachis hypogaea cultivar Tifrunner chromosome 12, arahy.Tifrunner.gnm2.J5K5, whole genome shotgun sequence and contains these coding sequences:
- the LOC112726944 gene encoding 2-methyl-6-phytyl-1,4-hydroquinone methyltransferase, chloroplastic yields the protein MASSMFSGTESLTLFSSKTPNGLCFNASTFHSKRIGFNSSTTNFNFSNKARVRHNSNRIVRTIVPKCSLSASRPTSQPRFIQHKKEAFWFYRFLSIVYDHVINPGHWTEDMRDEALEPADLSDRNMIVVDVGGGTGFTTLGIVKHVDAKNVTILDQSPHQLAKAKQKEPLKDCKIIEGDAEDLPFRTDYADRYVSAGSIEYWPDPQRGIREAYRVLKLGGKACVIGPVYPTFWLSRFFADVWMLFPKEEEYIEWFQKAGFKDVQLKRIGPKWYRGVRRHGLIMGCSVTGVKPASGDSPLQLGPKEEDVEKPVKPFVFLYRLILGALAATWFVLVPIYMWLKDQIVPKGQPI